The genomic region GACGGAGGCGCTGCCGGTCCTGGAGGCCTATCACCTCCACGCCACGCTCTTCCTGCTGGGCGGGACGGTGGGCCGGCCGGGCTACCTCTCGCAGGGGCAGCTGGACGAGCTGGTCGCCTCCGGCCTCTTCGACGTGGAGGCGCACACCTTCGCGGCCCACGACCCCTCGCCGGGCCACCCGGCCTTCTGGCAGATGACGCCCGCCCAGTTCCAGGCGGATCAGCAGCAGGAGCTGGCGCTCTTCGGCCGGTTCCGCCTGCCGGCGCCGCTGGCCCTGGCCTATCCGCACGGGCGGCCGAATCCGCGCCTGATCCCCCTGCTGGCGGCCGCCGGCTACCGCGCCGCCTTCACGGTGGTGCCGGGCTGGCTCGGAGCGGGCGAGAACCGCTGGTTCCTCCCCCGCTGGACGGTCTGGCCGGACTGGCCGCTGGCGAGCCTGGAGGCGGCGGTGGCGGGGCCGCACAGGCCCGTCGCCGGCGGCGCGGCCGCCTCTCCGTGGACGGAACGGACGGCGCCTCGCGGGCGGGCCGCGCCCCATGACGCCCCGGCGCACGGCCACGCCTCCCCGCGGCCGGCGGCGGGTTCGAAGGTATGAACGATCTGTTCCACCTGGCACTCCCCTGGTGGAACCTGGCGCTGCGCGCGGCGCTGGTCTACCTCCTGCTGCTCCTGGGCTTCCGGCTGATGGGAAAGCGCGAGGTGGGCCAGTTCACCCTCTTCGACCTGGTGGTGGTTCTGCTCGTCTCCAACGCGGTTCAGCCCGCCATCACCGGACCCGACGTCTCCCTGGCCGGCGGCGTGGTGATCGTCGTCACCCTGCTGGGTGTCAACGCGCTGGTGGCTCAGCTCCGGCTGCGCAGCCCCCTGGTCAGGGGGTTGATGGAGGGTCACGCCACCGTCATCGCCCGGGACGGCCACTGGCTCGAGGAGGCGCTCCGGCGCGAGGGGCTGAGCGAGGAGGACTGCCTGATG from Bacillota bacterium harbors:
- a CDS encoding DUF421 domain-containing protein, giving the protein MNDLFHLALPWWNLALRAALVYLLLLLGFRLMGKREVGQFTLFDLVVVLLVSNAVQPAITGPDVSLAGGVVIVVTLLGVNALVAQLRLRSPLVRGLMEGHATVIARDGHWLEEALRREGLSEEDCLMAMREHGVTDVKEVRLAILETDGTISILTADQPLRRSRRKVRSRRAGLL